In Saccharothrix syringae, the following are encoded in one genomic region:
- a CDS encoding ABC-F family ATP-binding cassette domain-containing protein gives MTTTAPVRAAHVSARGVHLSFGGRPVLAGVDLVAAAGDRVALVGENGRGKTTLLRVLAGDLPADRGQVRRTGPVGVADQQIPLGASATVGDLVDLELAAVRSALTRLDDAGRALAEGRPDADDAYAAALAEAEALDAWDADRRVEVSLAALGAVADRARPLGTLSVGQRHRVRLACLLGAGHPVLLLDEPTNHLDAGGLAHLTERLRAHPGVVVLVSHDRALLADVATSVVDLDPSADGRPRVYGGGYAGYVEGRRAERARWEALHAEQVAERQRLADDLSAARNRLRDNWRPDKGHGRHTRATRAPGLVRSVHRRQEELAAHVVAVPPPPARFTMPELPARPGATLLRADGVTVAGRLARPVDVALASGDRLVVTGPNGAGKSTLLAVLAGALEPGTGAVGRAPSVRVGRLGQESGPPPGGRTAAEVYGGRVAGPGLDELGLLDRYDAHRPVAELSVGARRRLDLALVLADRPHVLLLDEPTNHLSAALVDELTAALGSTPAAVVVATHDRQLSRDTASWPRLAL, from the coding sequence ATGACCACCACCGCTCCCGTGCGCGCGGCGCACGTCAGCGCCCGCGGCGTCCACCTCTCCTTCGGCGGCCGGCCCGTGCTCGCCGGGGTCGACCTCGTCGCCGCCGCGGGCGACCGGGTCGCCCTGGTCGGCGAGAACGGCCGCGGCAAGACCACCCTGCTCCGGGTGCTCGCCGGCGACCTGCCCGCCGACCGCGGCCAGGTGCGCCGCACCGGCCCGGTCGGCGTGGCCGACCAGCAGATCCCGCTCGGCGCCTCGGCCACCGTCGGCGACCTGGTCGACCTCGAACTGGCCGCCGTGCGCTCCGCCCTGACCCGGTTGGACGACGCCGGCCGGGCGCTCGCCGAGGGGCGTCCCGACGCCGACGACGCCTACGCCGCCGCGCTCGCGGAGGCCGAGGCCCTGGACGCGTGGGACGCCGACCGGCGGGTCGAGGTCTCGCTGGCGGCGCTGGGCGCCGTCGCCGACCGGGCCCGCCCGCTGGGCACCCTCTCGGTCGGGCAGCGCCACCGGGTGCGGCTGGCGTGCCTGCTCGGCGCCGGGCACCCCGTGCTGCTGCTCGACGAGCCGACCAACCACCTCGACGCGGGCGGCCTGGCCCACCTCACCGAGCGGCTGCGCGCCCACCCGGGCGTGGTCGTGCTGGTCAGCCACGACCGGGCGCTGCTGGCCGACGTGGCCACCTCGGTGGTCGACCTCGACCCGTCCGCCGACGGGCGGCCGCGGGTGTACGGCGGCGGGTACGCCGGCTACGTCGAGGGCCGTCGGGCCGAGCGGGCCCGCTGGGAGGCGCTGCACGCCGAGCAGGTCGCCGAGCGGCAGCGGCTGGCCGACGACCTGTCCGCGGCGCGGAACCGGCTGCGCGACAACTGGCGGCCGGACAAGGGGCACGGCAGGCACACCCGCGCCACGCGCGCACCCGGGCTGGTGCGGTCGGTGCACCGGCGGCAGGAGGAGCTGGCCGCGCACGTGGTGGCGGTCCCGCCGCCGCCGGCCCGGTTCACCATGCCGGAGCTGCCCGCGCGCCCCGGCGCGACCCTGCTGCGGGCCGACGGGGTGACCGTGGCGGGCAGGCTGGCGCGGCCGGTCGACGTGGCGCTGGCCTCCGGGGACCGGCTGGTGGTCACCGGGCCCAACGGCGCGGGCAAGTCGACGCTGCTGGCCGTGCTGGCGGGCGCCCTCGAACCCGGCACGGGCGCGGTCGGGCGCGCCCCTTCGGTGCGCGTCGGGCGGTTGGGGCAGGAGTCCGGGCCGCCGCCGGGCGGGCGCACCGCCGCGGAGGTCTACGGCGGGCGCGTCGCGGGTCCCGGGCTGGACGAGCTGGGCCTGCTGGACCGGTACGACGCGCACCGGCCGGTGGCCGAGCTGTCGGTCGGCGCCCGGCGGCGGCTGGACCTGGCGCTCGTGCTGGCCGACCGCCCGCACGTGCTGCTGCTCGACGAGCCGACCAACCACCTGTCGGCCGCGCTGGTCGACGAGCTGACCGCCGCGCTCGGGTCCACGCCGGCCGCGGTGGTGGTCGCCACGCACGACCGGCAGCTCTCGCGCGACACGGCGTCCTGGCCGCGGCTGGCCCTGTGA
- a CDS encoding helix-turn-helix transcriptional regulator, producing the protein MIGIHSLDNLRLLLRIHHLAGRCRLVLVSDSLALSATMVLLDAGADGYLTTDASEQALCEAVHRVADGRPYLAPAIAALIADCRAEPGTPTLTPREADVLRYVAAGFTHAQTANRMGVSVATVETYLQRIRKKFTIDTPTHLARLARRAYVHHLLEQNGT; encoded by the coding sequence GTGATCGGCATCCACTCGCTGGACAACCTGCGGCTGCTGCTGCGGATCCACCACCTGGCCGGCCGGTGCCGCCTGGTGCTGGTGTCGGACTCGCTGGCGCTGTCGGCCACCATGGTCCTGCTCGACGCGGGCGCGGACGGCTACCTCACCACCGACGCCAGCGAGCAGGCGCTGTGCGAGGCGGTGCACCGGGTGGCCGACGGCAGGCCCTACCTGGCACCCGCCATCGCCGCGCTGATCGCCGACTGCCGCGCGGAACCCGGCACCCCCACGCTCACCCCCCGGGAAGCCGACGTGCTGCGGTACGTGGCGGCCGGTTTCACGCACGCCCAGACCGCCAACCGGATGGGCGTCAGCGTGGCCACCGTGGAGACCTACCTCCAGCGCATCCGGAAGAAGTTCACCATCGACACGCCCACGCACCTGGCGCGGCTGGCCCGCCGCGCCTACGTGCACCACCTGCTGGAGCAGAACGGGACGTGA
- the lanKC gene encoding class III lanthionine synthetase LanKC gives MDLATVYLEHCLADPDFYDSTERWDDSAARFPLADRERPGWRRLRERLWVSFTPEHAAVPEQGWKVHVSAVPGNAEHVLSVVAGHCFRHGLTFKFLRSRLALQLAGSKYADRASSGKFCVVYPPADRLERTVSELDAALAGQPGPYVLSDLRWRRGPVYLRYGAFSPRYFLDDAGDPVPALTDPAGRPVPDDRVPVFRVPGWAPVPPFLAEAIARRDAGEFPYRVLRPLHFSNAGGVYLADEPVTGRRVVLKEARPHAGLDEDDVDAVTRLHREHDTLVKLAGLGLVPRALGTFTCWEHHFLVQEHVEGDPLPRCVGDRYPLAAPDPDPEEVAGYAAWAVQLVKQVGDALHVLHEHGVVVGDVQPANVIVRPDGRVALVDLELAMPVDEARRPPLGAAGFAAPPGCTGTAVDEHGLANVALWLFWPSAPVLCARDPGKVELFLAETTARFGVPEGFTAEVRRGLRHEPTPAAERPLPADPKAADWPGLRDAIAAGITATATPDRDDRLFPGDVEQFRTGGLDLAHGAAGVLLALHTAGAPVDPEHVDWLLRALPRWDVPRAGFYNGLHGIAYALDRLGYRQEALSTLDRAVDVGRRVATRGLHGGLAGMGLNLLHFAAVTGDRGLRDRAAVIADRLAEWLESGTAGPDRPSAAGLLHGASGAALFFLRCHRDNADNAFLDLAATALRADLAHCVVGPRDTLNVASAHRLLPYVGIGTAGIDLVLRRFLAVRREEDLVLAHERARRTCRAESALFPGLFTGHAGQLACAALTADGPPPEDPAVRAHLRALSRHAQSYRGHPAFPGEQLFRLSADLATGAAGVLLALRVVFEDRPGELLPFVETGRR, from the coding sequence ATGGACCTGGCCACCGTCTACCTCGAGCACTGCCTGGCCGACCCGGACTTCTACGACTCCACCGAGCGCTGGGACGACTCGGCCGCGCGGTTCCCCCTGGCCGATCGGGAACGGCCCGGGTGGCGGAGGCTCCGGGAGCGGCTGTGGGTCTCGTTCACGCCCGAGCACGCCGCGGTGCCCGAGCAGGGGTGGAAGGTGCACGTCTCGGCCGTCCCCGGCAACGCCGAGCACGTCCTGTCCGTCGTCGCCGGGCACTGCTTCCGCCACGGCCTGACGTTCAAGTTCCTGCGCAGCCGCCTGGCGCTGCAACTGGCCGGGTCCAAGTACGCCGACCGCGCCTCCAGCGGCAAGTTCTGCGTCGTCTACCCGCCGGCCGACCGGCTCGAACGCACCGTGTCCGAACTGGACGCCGCGCTGGCCGGGCAGCCGGGCCCCTACGTCCTGAGCGACCTGCGGTGGCGCCGGGGGCCGGTGTACCTGCGCTACGGCGCCTTCAGCCCCCGGTACTTCCTCGACGACGCCGGCGACCCGGTGCCCGCGCTGACCGACCCGGCCGGCCGCCCGGTGCCCGACGACCGCGTCCCGGTGTTCCGGGTGCCCGGGTGGGCCCCCGTCCCGCCGTTCCTGGCCGAGGCGATCGCCCGCCGCGACGCGGGCGAGTTCCCCTACCGCGTGCTGCGGCCGCTGCACTTCTCCAACGCGGGCGGCGTGTACCTGGCCGACGAGCCGGTCACCGGGCGGCGGGTCGTGCTCAAGGAGGCCCGGCCGCACGCCGGCCTGGACGAGGACGACGTGGACGCGGTCACCCGGCTGCACCGCGAGCACGACACGTTGGTGAAGCTGGCCGGGCTCGGCCTGGTGCCCCGTGCGCTCGGCACGTTCACCTGCTGGGAGCACCACTTCCTGGTGCAGGAGCACGTCGAGGGCGACCCGCTGCCGCGCTGCGTGGGCGACCGCTACCCGCTGGCCGCGCCGGACCCCGACCCCGAGGAGGTCGCCGGGTACGCCGCGTGGGCGGTGCAACTGGTCAAGCAGGTCGGCGACGCCCTGCACGTGCTGCACGAGCACGGCGTGGTGGTGGGCGACGTCCAGCCCGCCAACGTGATCGTCCGCCCCGACGGCCGGGTCGCCCTGGTGGACCTGGAGCTGGCCATGCCGGTCGACGAGGCGAGGCGGCCACCGCTCGGCGCGGCGGGGTTCGCCGCGCCGCCGGGCTGCACCGGGACCGCCGTCGACGAGCACGGGCTGGCCAACGTGGCGCTGTGGCTGTTCTGGCCCTCGGCACCGGTGCTGTGCGCCCGCGACCCGGGCAAGGTCGAGCTGTTCCTGGCCGAGACGACCGCGCGGTTCGGCGTCCCGGAGGGTTTCACCGCCGAGGTCCGGCGCGGCCTGCGCCACGAGCCGACCCCCGCCGCCGAACGCCCGCTGCCCGCCGACCCGAAGGCCGCGGACTGGCCGGGCCTGCGCGACGCGATCGCGGCCGGGATCACCGCGACCGCCACCCCGGACCGCGACGACCGGCTGTTCCCCGGCGACGTCGAGCAGTTCCGCACGGGCGGGCTGGACCTGGCCCACGGCGCGGCCGGGGTGCTGCTGGCCCTGCACACCGCCGGCGCCCCGGTCGACCCGGAGCACGTCGACTGGCTGCTCCGCGCGCTGCCGCGCTGGGACGTGCCCAGGGCGGGGTTCTACAACGGCCTGCACGGCATCGCCTACGCGCTGGACCGCCTCGGGTACCGGCAGGAGGCGCTGTCCACACTGGACCGGGCCGTCGACGTGGGGCGCCGGGTCGCGACCAGGGGCTTGCACGGCGGCCTGGCCGGGATGGGCCTGAACCTGCTGCACTTCGCCGCCGTCACCGGCGACCGCGGGCTGCGCGACCGGGCCGCCGTGATCGCCGACCGGCTGGCCGAGTGGCTGGAGTCGGGCACCGCCGGGCCCGACCGGCCCTCCGCCGCCGGCCTGCTGCACGGCGCGTCCGGCGCGGCGCTGTTCTTCCTGCGCTGCCACCGCGACAACGCCGACAACGCCTTCCTCGACCTCGCCGCGACGGCCCTGCGCGCCGACCTGGCGCACTGCGTGGTGGGACCGCGGGACACGCTGAACGTCGCCTCGGCGCACCGGCTGCTGCCCTACGTCGGCATCGGCACCGCCGGGATCGACCTGGTGCTGCGGCGGTTCCTCGCGGTGCGCCGGGAGGAGGACCTGGTGCTCGCGCACGAGCGGGCCCGGCGCACCTGCCGCGCCGAGTCGGCGCTGTTCCCCGGCCTGTTCACCGGGCACGCCGGTCAGCTGGCCTGCGCGGCGCTGACCGCCGACGGCCCACCCCCGGAGGACCCGGCCGTGCGCGCCCACCTGCGGGCGCTGTCCCGGCACGCGCAGTCCTACCGGGGGCACCCCGCCTTCCCGGGTGAACAACTCTTCCGGCTGTCCGCGGACCTGGCCACGGGCGCGGCGGGTGTGCTGCTCGCCCTGCGGGTCGTGTTCGAGGACCGGCCGGGGGAACTGCTGCCCTTCGTCGAGACCGGGAGGAGGTGA
- the norA gene encoding noursin family copper-binding tricyclic lanthipeptide produces MTAVLELQTLETPQVEARNPSNVLSTALHSTLCLG; encoded by the coding sequence ATGACCGCAGTCCTGGAGCTCCAGACCCTGGAGACGCCTCAGGTGGAGGCCCGCAACCCGAGCAACGTCCTGAGCACGGCGCTGCACAGCACCCTGTGCCTCGGCTGA
- a CDS encoding MFS transporter, giving the protein MRLLDNRDFRLLWSAQVLAATGGLSAAVALPLLVLRTTGSASAAGLVGFAVLAAAALTALPGGRVADRYDRHAVLVRCAGGSAACTGLLAFAVHGGGAGIPLVLLLTALSGALSGAFNSAGVAALPHLVPAARLPTALAANTARLAAAALVGPVLAGGLFGVSPELPFWVAAGALLVAAACAAAIRTPLPAPPRSGPSGLATGLVLLWRDGVLRGITTVTAVHNAVFSAVPLLLVAIGLRQQGSSLSIGLVYAVTGAGSLVGALVATGVSRRLSPRAAVLVTCWVPAALLAATSLSPTLVVLAAALTAGCLVGPSADAVLAAVRIGRTPDALQGRTQAAVTLLGMCATPLGPPAAGLLLDHLDVGVALLVLAAPLAAVGVAAALHPRLRSVRTPGGPGG; this is encoded by the coding sequence ATGCGACTGCTCGACAACCGGGACTTCCGCCTGCTCTGGTCCGCCCAGGTCCTCGCCGCCACCGGCGGGCTCTCGGCGGCGGTGGCGCTGCCGCTGCTGGTGCTGCGCACCACCGGGTCCGCGTCGGCGGCCGGGCTGGTGGGCTTCGCCGTGCTCGCGGCGGCGGCGCTGACCGCGCTGCCCGGCGGCCGGGTGGCCGACCGGTACGACCGCCACGCGGTGCTCGTGCGCTGCGCCGGCGGCAGCGCGGCCTGCACCGGGCTGCTCGCCTTCGCCGTCCACGGCGGCGGTGCGGGAATCCCCCTGGTGCTGCTGCTGACCGCGCTGAGCGGTGCGCTGTCCGGCGCGTTCAACTCCGCCGGCGTGGCCGCGCTGCCCCACCTCGTCCCCGCCGCGCGGCTGCCGACCGCGCTGGCGGCCAACACGGCGCGGCTGGCGGCCGCCGCGCTGGTCGGCCCGGTGCTGGCCGGCGGTCTGTTCGGGGTCTCGCCCGAGCTGCCGTTCTGGGTCGCCGCGGGCGCGCTGCTCGTCGCCGCCGCCTGCGCCGCGGCGATCCGGACCCCGCTGCCCGCCCCGCCCCGCTCCGGGCCGAGCGGCCTGGCCACGGGCCTGGTGCTCCTGTGGCGCGACGGCGTGCTGCGCGGCATCACGACCGTCACCGCGGTGCACAACGCCGTGTTCAGCGCGGTCCCGCTGCTGCTGGTGGCGATCGGCCTGCGCCAGCAGGGCTCCAGCCTGTCGATCGGCCTGGTGTACGCCGTGACCGGGGCGGGTTCGCTGGTGGGCGCGCTGGTCGCCACCGGGGTGAGCCGCCGCCTCTCGCCGCGCGCGGCGGTCCTGGTCACGTGCTGGGTCCCGGCCGCGCTGCTGGCCGCCACCTCGCTGTCGCCGACCCTGGTGGTGCTCGCCGCCGCGCTCACCGCGGGCTGCCTGGTCGGCCCGTCCGCCGACGCCGTGCTGGCGGCGGTCCGCATCGGGCGCACCCCCGACGCGCTCCAGGGCCGCACGCAGGCGGCCGTGACCCTGCTCGGCATGTGCGCGACCCCGCTCGGCCCGCCGGCCGCCGGGCTGCTGCTGGACCACCTCGACGTGGGCGTCGCGCTGCTGGTGCTGGCGGCGCCCCTGGCCGCGGTGGGCGTCGCCGCCGCGCTGCACCCGCGGCTGCGTTCCGTTCGGACACCAGGAGGTCCCGGTGGTTGA
- a CDS encoding prolyl oligopeptidase family serine peptidase — protein MVDAFRWLEEDTVEVLAWQQTESRAAAAHLRGSPAWSRALATASRFAVPALTYRPPERYGERWFRERVPDGARNPVLEVAATPDGPGRVLVDLTDREGVAVPHWRPSPDGRLLAWGVPGSFRVVDVDSGEVLVDGLPDDGVHRVTWLPAGTGLFCVVNGGACSTTHLVRLPGPVVERQELPATPVTRWVTVSPDGRWVLAHSAERPHHVLDLRSGPGWAPFLPGATGHFRGAVVGDEFVAVTDEGAPDGRVVAVPLPGPGPWRELVPEGDGVLFSVTGLGSELVLAGHADGASRLRRIAPDGTALGEVPLPDRGMVWAGPGRDDAVVTPTAGGCTFSFSSLTRSPATYHYTAGAARPRRVTAPRASVEGAVVRCGVADGVPYKVVCKGEPDGPRPLVIGAYGALNIAWLPAYLSALPAAWVELGGVYVHAHLRGGGEYGADWWRAARRRTKQTTFDDLYRVAADLVERGWTTPGQLGVFGFSLGALTAAVAVVQRPRLFRACVAVMPLLDLLNCRRDAATLADVVTLDLGDPRDPADAAVLRTFSPYHLVHDGTPYPAVLLDCGEANPTCPPWHGRKMAARLRQGSSSGHPVLLRVRPGGHLAETAPADVARREAEHLAFFAEELGL, from the coding sequence GTGGTTGACGCGTTCCGGTGGTTGGAGGAGGACACGGTCGAGGTGCTGGCGTGGCAGCAGACCGAGAGCCGGGCGGCTGCCGCGCACCTGCGCGGCAGCCCGGCCTGGTCGCGCGCGCTGGCCACGGCCTCCCGCTTCGCCGTGCCCGCGCTGACCTACCGGCCGCCGGAGCGGTACGGGGAGCGGTGGTTCCGCGAGCGGGTGCCCGACGGGGCCCGCAACCCGGTGCTGGAGGTCGCCGCGACCCCCGACGGCCCGGGCCGGGTGCTGGTCGACCTGACCGACCGGGAGGGGGTCGCGGTGCCGCACTGGCGGCCGTCGCCCGACGGGCGGCTGCTGGCCTGGGGCGTGCCCGGGTCGTTCCGGGTGGTGGACGTGGACTCCGGCGAGGTCCTGGTCGACGGGCTGCCCGACGACGGCGTGCACCGGGTGACCTGGCTGCCCGCCGGCACCGGGCTGTTCTGCGTGGTCAACGGGGGCGCCTGCTCGACCACCCACCTGGTGCGGCTGCCCGGGCCGGTGGTCGAGCGGCAGGAGCTGCCGGCCACCCCGGTCACCCGGTGGGTGACGGTCTCGCCGGACGGCCGGTGGGTCCTCGCGCACAGCGCGGAACGACCGCACCACGTGCTCGACCTGCGGTCCGGTCCGGGCTGGGCGCCGTTCCTGCCCGGCGCCACCGGGCACTTCCGGGGCGCGGTGGTGGGCGACGAGTTCGTCGCGGTCACCGACGAGGGCGCGCCCGACGGCCGGGTGGTGGCGGTCCCGCTGCCCGGCCCCGGGCCGTGGCGCGAGCTGGTGCCCGAGGGCGACGGCGTGCTGTTCTCGGTGACCGGCCTCGGGTCCGAGCTGGTGCTCGCCGGGCACGCCGACGGGGCGAGCCGGCTGCGGCGGATCGCGCCGGACGGCACCGCGCTGGGCGAGGTGCCGCTGCCGGACCGGGGCATGGTGTGGGCGGGACCGGGGCGCGACGACGCCGTGGTGACCCCGACCGCGGGCGGGTGCACGTTCTCGTTCTCCTCGCTGACCCGGTCGCCCGCCACCTACCACTACACCGCCGGCGCCGCACGACCGCGGCGGGTCACCGCGCCGCGCGCGTCGGTCGAGGGCGCGGTGGTGCGGTGCGGCGTCGCCGACGGCGTGCCGTACAAGGTGGTGTGCAAGGGCGAGCCCGACGGCCCGCGGCCGCTGGTCATCGGCGCCTACGGGGCGCTCAACATCGCCTGGCTGCCCGCGTACCTCTCCGCCCTGCCCGCGGCGTGGGTGGAGCTGGGCGGCGTCTACGTGCACGCCCACCTGCGGGGCGGCGGCGAGTACGGCGCGGACTGGTGGCGCGCGGCGCGGCGGCGCACCAAGCAGACCACCTTCGACGACCTCTACCGCGTCGCGGCGGACCTCGTCGAGCGGGGGTGGACGACACCGGGGCAACTGGGCGTGTTCGGCTTCTCGCTCGGCGCGCTGACCGCCGCGGTGGCGGTGGTGCAGCGACCGCGGCTGTTCCGCGCCTGCGTCGCCGTGATGCCGCTGCTCGACCTGCTCAACTGCCGGCGGGACGCGGCGACCCTGGCCGACGTGGTGACCCTCGACCTGGGCGACCCGCGGGACCCGGCGGACGCGGCGGTGCTGCGGACCTTCTCGCCCTACCACCTGGTGCACGACGGCACGCCCTACCCGGCGGTGCTGCTGGACTGCGGCGAGGCGAACCCGACCTGCCCGCCGTGGCACGGCCGCAAGATGGCCGCGCGGCTGCGGCAGGGCAGTTCCTCCGGGCACCCGGTGCTGCTGCGGGTGCGGCCGGGCGGGCACCTGGCGGAGACCGCGCCCGCGGACGTGGCCCGGCGGGAGGCCGAGCACCTGGCGTTCTTCGCGGAGGAACTGGGGTTGTGA
- a CDS encoding GAF domain-containing protein: MSDVSGELERATSVEQVNQVLRTAARRALRAHGATVVLLDGEQCYYADEDSMSPLWKGQRFPAASCISGWAMLHRETVVIPDILVDERIPQAAYRPTFVRSLLMAPILHPDAIGAIGAYWAVGHLATPAEVAALEALAAQAGAAFDRFPEGIPARGIFG; encoded by the coding sequence GTGAGCGACGTGTCGGGGGAACTCGAACGGGCGACCTCCGTGGAACAGGTCAACCAGGTGCTGCGGACCGCCGCCCGCAGGGCCCTGCGCGCACACGGCGCCACGGTCGTGCTCCTCGACGGCGAGCAGTGCTACTACGCGGACGAGGACTCGATGAGCCCCCTGTGGAAGGGCCAGCGCTTCCCGGCCGCCTCCTGCATCAGCGGATGGGCGATGCTGCACCGCGAGACCGTCGTGATCCCGGACATCCTGGTGGACGAGCGCATCCCGCAGGCCGCCTACCGCCCGACGTTCGTGCGCAGCCTGCTGATGGCGCCGATCCTGCACCCCGACGCGATCGGCGCCATCGGCGCGTACTGGGCGGTCGGCCACCTCGCGACGCCCGCCGAGGTCGCCGCGCTGGAAGCGCTCGCGGCGCAGGCGGGTGCCGCCTTCGACCGCTTCCCCGAGGGCATCCCGGCGCGCGGCATCTTCGGCTGA
- a CDS encoding DUF1684 domain-containing protein has product MTSTVGFTDEWRSWKEERERNLADPYGWLALVSLDWLEDRPRGYAGLPGLWWQDEEAAYLDPQGADLVHDGAPVTGVRRFELVNSGAGTRVTAGDVEIEVARRGGYLIRVHDPEAPVLREFRGVPAYDPSPEWVLTGTFEPFDEPRPTTVGAVVEGLSHVYTAPGVVRFRHGGVEHALTAFNGTGGGLSILFTDATSGVTTYPANRSLAVPAPDADGRVVLDFNRAVNLPCAFTDYATCPLPPEGNRLPFAVEAGERTPHERS; this is encoded by the coding sequence GTGACGAGCACGGTGGGGTTCACCGACGAGTGGCGGAGCTGGAAGGAGGAGCGGGAGCGGAACCTGGCCGACCCGTACGGCTGGCTGGCGCTGGTCTCCCTGGACTGGCTGGAGGACCGGCCCCGCGGCTACGCCGGGCTGCCCGGCCTGTGGTGGCAGGACGAGGAGGCGGCCTACCTCGACCCCCAAGGCGCCGACCTCGTGCACGACGGCGCCCCGGTCACCGGGGTGCGCCGGTTCGAGCTGGTCAACAGCGGTGCGGGCACCCGGGTGACCGCCGGTGACGTGGAGATCGAGGTGGCCCGCCGCGGCGGTTACCTGATCCGGGTGCACGACCCGGAGGCGCCGGTGCTGCGGGAGTTCCGCGGCGTCCCCGCCTACGACCCGAGCCCGGAGTGGGTGCTGACCGGCACGTTCGAGCCCTTCGACGAGCCGCGGCCCACCACCGTCGGCGCCGTGGTCGAGGGGCTCAGCCACGTCTACACCGCGCCCGGCGTGGTGCGGTTCCGGCACGGCGGCGTCGAGCACGCGCTGACCGCGTTCAACGGCACCGGCGGCGGGCTGAGCATCCTGTTCACCGACGCCACCAGCGGGGTGACCACCTACCCGGCGAACCGGTCGCTGGCCGTGCCCGCGCCCGACGCGGACGGCCGCGTGGTGCTCGACTTCAACCGAGCGGTGAACCTGCCGTGCGCCTTCACCGACTACGCCACGTGCCCGCTGCCGCCCGAGGGCAACCGGCTGCCCTTCGCCGTGGAGGCGGGGGAGCGGACGCCGCACGAGAGGTCCTGA
- a CDS encoding TIGR03564 family F420-dependent LLM class oxidoreductase — translation MDIGVVLPTAPAGANLVDDVVALAREAADSGLRSAWFAQLFNYDAIALAAVVGREVPDLAVGTSVVPVYGRHPLTVAAAAQTAQAATHGRFTLGLGLGAKAFVEPVYGVSHERPARHLREFLTALGEVLTTGNTDFAGETLTARTPLPASLPGASPTPVLVAAMAPRALRVAAELADGILPYLAGPRALGEHIVPALHQADRRHRVVAAVPVVVTDDVAAARAAAAEQFAFYNTIPSYQRVIGLSGVDEAADLVVIGDEDAVAAELRRYLDAGATELVATQTDLLGERDRLRTWTLLGELAKEVSE, via the coding sequence GTGGACATCGGAGTCGTGTTACCAACCGCCCCCGCCGGCGCCAACCTCGTCGACGACGTGGTCGCCCTGGCCCGGGAAGCCGCGGACTCGGGCCTGCGCTCGGCCTGGTTCGCCCAGCTCTTCAACTACGACGCGATCGCGCTGGCCGCGGTGGTCGGGCGGGAGGTGCCGGACCTCGCCGTGGGCACCTCCGTCGTGCCCGTCTACGGCAGGCACCCGCTCACCGTCGCGGCGGCCGCGCAGACCGCGCAGGCCGCCACGCACGGGCGGTTCACCCTGGGACTGGGGCTGGGGGCGAAGGCGTTCGTCGAACCGGTCTACGGGGTGTCGCACGAGCGGCCGGCCCGGCACCTGCGGGAGTTCCTGACCGCCCTGGGCGAGGTGCTGACCACCGGCAACACCGACTTCGCCGGCGAGACGCTGACCGCCCGCACCCCGCTCCCCGCGAGCCTGCCCGGCGCCAGCCCGACCCCGGTGCTGGTCGCGGCCATGGCGCCGCGGGCGCTGCGGGTGGCCGCGGAGCTGGCCGACGGGATCCTGCCGTACCTGGCCGGGCCGCGTGCGCTGGGCGAGCACATCGTGCCCGCCCTGCACCAGGCGGACAGGCGGCACCGCGTGGTGGCGGCCGTCCCGGTGGTGGTGACCGACGACGTGGCGGCCGCCCGCGCCGCGGCCGCGGAGCAGTTCGCGTTCTACAACACGATTCCCTCCTACCAACGGGTGATCGGGCTCAGCGGTGTCGACGAGGCCGCCGACCTGGTCGTGATCGGCGACGAGGACGCGGTGGCCGCGGAACTCCGCCGCTACCTGGACGCGGGGGCCACCGAGCTGGTGGCGACGCAGACCGACCTCCTCGGGGAGCGGGACCGGCTGCGGACCTGGACGCTCCTCGGGGAACTGGCGAAAGAGGTGTCCGAGTGA